Below is a window of Streptomyces genisteinicus DNA.
ACGCCCGGCGACGCCCCCGGGGCGGCCGCCGCCCCGGACGAGGCGCCGCACGCCGCGGGCCCGCCCCCGGCGCACACCGTCCCCCACCAGGCCCCCGCCCCGCCCGGCGAGACCGCCGCCTCCGGTGCCCCCGCCGACCGCCCCGGCGGCGCGGAGCCGCTCACCCCGGAGGAGGCCCGCACCCTCGCCTCCTGGGACCGCGACCTCGACGCCCTCGCGGGCGAGCTGCGGCGTACCCGGACCGCCGTCCGCGACGTCCGGCTGCCCCGTGCCCTGTCCGCCTCGCAGCTGCTCCGCCTGGCCGCCGACCCGGACGGCTTCGCACGCGACCTCGCCCGGCCGATGCCGCGCGCACCGCACCCCGCCGCCCGGCGCGGCACCCGGTTCCACGCCTGGGTCGAGTCGCGGTTCGAGGAGCTCGAGCTGCCCCTGCTGGGGCCGGACGAGCTGCCCGGGGGAGCCGACGACCCCGGCGAGGACGCCGCCGGTCAGGACATCGCCGACGAGCGCGACCTGGCCGCCCTCAAGGAGGCCTTCTCCCGCACCGGGTACGCGCGCAGGACCCCGTACCGCGTCGAGGCCCCGTTCCAGTTCACGCTCGCCGGCCGGGTGGTGCGCGGGCGCATCGACGCGGTGTACCGCACGGAACGCCCGGACGGTGCCGGTCCGGCGTACGAGATCGTCGACTGGAAGACGGCCCGCAGCGGCACCGCCGACCCGCTCCAGCTCGCCGTCTACCGCCTGGCCTGGGCCGAGCAGCAGGGCGTACCGCTCGACGCGGTCACCGCGGCCTTCGTCTTCGTGCGCACCGGCGAGACCGTCGTCCCGGACGGCCTGCCCGGCCGGCCGGGGCTGGAACGCATCCTGCTGGGCGGGACGGCCGACGGGGCCGCCGACCCCGCCCGTTAGGCTCATGAGCATGAGCGACACCCCGGACAGCGTCGTCCGCACGTACATCGAGCGGCACCGTGCCGCCTTCCTGGACGACCTGGCCGCATGGCTGCGCATCCCCTCCGTCTCGGCGCTGCCCGAGCACCGCGACGACGTGCGGCGCAGCGCGGAGTGGCTCGCGGCCAAACTGGCCCGGACGGGTTTCCCGGTCGCCGAGATCTGGCCCACCGCCGGCGCCCCCGCGGTGTTCGCCGAGTGGCCGTCCGGCGATCCGGACGCCCCGACCGTCCTCGTCTACGGCCACCACGACGTCCAGCCCGCGGCCCGCGAGGACGGCTGGCACAGCGACCCGTTCGAGCCGGAGATCCGCGACGGCCGGATGTACGCGCGCGGCGCGGCCGACGACAAGGGGCAGGTGTTCTTCCACACCCTCGGCCTCCGCGCCCACCTCGCCGCGACCGGCCGCACGGCGCCCGCCGTCAACCTCAAGCTGCTCGTCGAGGGCGAGGAGGAGTCCGGCTCCCCCCACTTCCGCGCCCTCGTCGAGGAGCGGGCGGACCGCCTCGCCGCCGACGCCGTCGTGGTCTCCGACACCGGCATGTGGTCCGAGTCGACGCCCACCGTCTGCACCGGGATGCGGGGCGTCGCCGACTGCGAGATCACCTTCCGGGGGCCCGACCAGGACATCCACTCCGGTTCCTTCGGCGGTGCCGTGCCCAACCCGGCCACCGTCGCCGCCCGGGTCGTCGCCGCCCTGCACGACGCGGACGAGCGGGTCGCCGTCCCCGGCTTCTACGACGGCGTCACCCCGCTGACCGACGACGAGCGCGAGCTCTTCGCGGAGCTCCCCTTCGACGAGGAGGCGTGGCTGCGCACGGCCCGCAGCCACGGCACTCTCGGCGAGGCCGGGTACTCGACGCTGGAGCGCGTATGGGCCCGCCCCACCGCCGAGGTCAACGGCATCGGCGGCGGCTACCAGGGGCCCGGCGGCAAGACGATCGTCCCCGCGTCCGCCATGGTGAAGCTCTCGTTCCGGCTGGTCGACGGCCAGGATCCGGAGAAGATCGAGCGGGCGGTCACCGACTGGGTCGCCGGGCAGGTGCCCGCCGGCATCCGCCACGAGATCGTCTTCGGCGCCCCGACCCGGCCCTGCCTGACCCCGCTGGACCACCCCGCGCTCCAGTCGGTGGTGCGGTCCATGAGCCGTGCCTTCGACGGCCGCACGATCCGCTTCACGCGTGAGGGAGGCTCCGGACCGGCGGCCGACCTCCGGGACGTCCTCGGCGCGCCGGTGCTGTTCCTCGGCATCTCGGTGCCGTCCGACGGCTGGCACTCGCCCGACGAGAAGGTCGAGCTGGAGCTGCTGCTGAAGGGCGCCGAGACCACCGCCCAC
It encodes the following:
- a CDS encoding dipeptidase; this encodes MSDTPDSVVRTYIERHRAAFLDDLAAWLRIPSVSALPEHRDDVRRSAEWLAAKLARTGFPVAEIWPTAGAPAVFAEWPSGDPDAPTVLVYGHHDVQPAAREDGWHSDPFEPEIRDGRMYARGAADDKGQVFFHTLGLRAHLAATGRTAPAVNLKLLVEGEEESGSPHFRALVEERADRLAADAVVVSDTGMWSESTPTVCTGMRGVADCEITFRGPDQDIHSGSFGGAVPNPATVAARVVAALHDADERVAVPGFYDGVTPLTDDERELFAELPFDEEAWLRTARSHGTLGEAGYSTLERVWARPTAEVNGIGGGYQGPGGKTIVPASAMVKLSFRLVDGQDPEKIERAVTDWVAGQVPAGIRHEIVFGAPTRPCLTPLDHPALQSVVRSMSRAFDGRTIRFTREGGSGPAADLRDVLGAPVLFLGISVPSDGWHSPDEKVELELLLKGAETTAHLWGDMAETMR